ATATACTTGAAGACTGAGGGTTATCCGTAGTGTTTGATGTCGCCGTAATTGGTGCGGGTATCGCGGGACTGACCGTTGCTCAACAGTTGCACCAAGCTGGATATAAAGTGGTCGTCGTTGACAAATCTCGTGGCGTTGGGGGAAGGGTGGCAACGCGCCGATTGCAGGGGACTTGTGCCGATCATGGCTTGCGTTATTTAGAACCCCAAGGGCAGTTAACTGAGAAGTTTATTGATGTTTTGCGGGTGAAGCAAAGCGATTTTGAAGGAAAGCCGGGGATTGTTCAAGCCTGGACGAATCCTGTTTGCCGGGAACCAGCAAAGCCGAATTTATCCTCGATCCGTCCCCGTTATGTGGCACCAATGGGGATGAATGCGATCGCTAAATTCCTCGCCACAAGTTTAGAAATGCGTCTGAATCAACGGGTTCAAGAAATTACCCCAACTGATGAGAAAACTTGGCATTTCACTTTTGAGCCGAAAGCCGACCCATTAATTGCTAAAGCTGTTGTCGTGGCAATTCCAGCGCCTCAAGCTTTGATGCTACTGGAAGCCTTAGCCAAAACCATACCAACTGAATTTCTAGATAGTTTACGGGCTGTGGAGTTTGATCCCTGTCTCAGTGTCATGGCGGGTTATCCAGCTTCTCGACAGCAAGATTTAAGTAATGCAGAGACGGGAAATTTCCCGTTACACCTAGATGTTAAACACGACTCTGACTTGTCGTGGATTGGTTTAGACAGCAGCAAACGTCCCAATCCCCAGATGCCAGTCTTTGTTTTACACAGCACTGCTGAATTTGCCAAACATTACTTAGACGCCGAAGATTTAAACCCAGTTGCACGCCAGATGTTATCCCGTGCTGCACAGTTACTTGTTCCGTGGCTAGATTCTCCCGAATGGTTTCAAATCCATCGCTGGCGCTATGCTTTTCCCAGTCGTCCT
The sequence above is a segment of the Coleofasciculus sp. FACHB-T130 genome. Coding sequences within it:
- a CDS encoding FAD-dependent oxidoreductase, whose protein sequence is MFDVAVIGAGIAGLTVAQQLHQAGYKVVVVDKSRGVGGRVATRRLQGTCADHGLRYLEPQGQLTEKFIDVLRVKQSDFEGKPGIVQAWTNPVCREPAKPNLSSIRPRYVAPMGMNAIAKFLATSLEMRLNQRVQEITPTDEKTWHFTFEPKADPLIAKAVVVAIPAPQALMLLEALAKTIPTEFLDSLRAVEFDPCLSVMAGYPASRQQDLSNAETGNFPLHLDVKHDSDLSWIGLDSSKRPNPQMPVFVLHSTAEFAKHYLDAEDLNPVARQMLSRAAQLLVPWLDSPEWFQIHRWRYAFPSRPLHQDCLDAGTPLPLICCGDWCGGNLVEGAMNSGLAAAVKINQQMEMRSLPGESFLETLQQISGRSDR